The proteins below come from a single Asanoa ferruginea genomic window:
- a CDS encoding Gfo/Idh/MocA family protein, which yields MRAVVVGAGAMGTEWLRAVAAHPDVTLAGVVDLDLAAATRAAAGAPAARTLAELPGADFVIDATVPAAHFAVTTAALRLGLPVLGEKPLTETLPQALTLAALAELTGTLFVVSQSRRFDPHLSAFRAQIAELGPVGSLSTEFYRGSRFGGFREKMPHPLLLDMAIHAFDTARYLLADEPVQVYCDAYNPPWSWFDGAAAANATFRFAGGPRYQYSASWVGTGFDTSWNATWRATAANGTALWDGDHAPSCDSGGEVVTGPPGPASLFSESISASLAVFVDALRTGVRPATDVHRNVLSLAMVLAAVESADAGAPVVIDDTLAAAHATAVDEADHDVADVLRSWPSVRGALVDRP from the coding sequence ATGAGAGCCGTCGTGGTCGGCGCCGGCGCGATGGGCACCGAATGGTTGCGGGCCGTCGCCGCGCACCCCGACGTCACGCTGGCCGGCGTGGTCGACCTCGACCTGGCCGCGGCGACCCGGGCGGCCGCGGGTGCGCCGGCCGCGCGCACGTTGGCGGAGCTGCCCGGCGCCGACTTCGTCATCGACGCGACCGTGCCAGCCGCGCATTTCGCGGTCACGACGGCGGCCCTGCGGCTGGGCCTGCCGGTGCTCGGCGAGAAGCCGCTGACCGAGACGCTGCCGCAAGCGCTGACCCTGGCCGCGCTGGCGGAGCTGACCGGCACCCTCTTCGTGGTGAGCCAGTCGCGCCGCTTCGACCCGCACCTGTCCGCATTCCGGGCGCAGATCGCGGAGCTGGGCCCGGTCGGGTCGTTGTCGACCGAGTTCTATCGCGGCTCGCGGTTCGGCGGCTTCCGCGAGAAGATGCCACACCCGCTGCTGCTCGACATGGCGATCCACGCCTTCGACACCGCGCGCTACCTGCTGGCCGACGAGCCGGTCCAGGTCTACTGCGACGCCTACAACCCGCCGTGGAGCTGGTTCGACGGCGCGGCGGCGGCGAACGCGACGTTCCGGTTCGCGGGCGGGCCGCGCTACCAGTATTCGGCTTCCTGGGTCGGCACCGGCTTCGACACGTCGTGGAACGCCACGTGGCGGGCGACCGCGGCCAACGGCACCGCGCTGTGGGACGGCGACCACGCGCCATCGTGCGACTCCGGCGGCGAGGTCGTCACCGGTCCGCCCGGGCCGGCCAGCCTGTTCTCGGAAAGCATCAGCGCCTCCCTGGCCGTCTTCGTCGACGCGTTGCGCACCGGCGTCCGGCCGGCGACCGACGTACACCGGAATGTGTTGAGCCTGGCCATGGTTCTGGCCGCGGTCGAGTCGGCCGACGCCGGCGCGCCGGTGGTCATCGACGACACCCTGGCGGCGGCCCACGCGACGGCCGTCGACGAGGCCGATCACGACGTGGCTGACGTGCTCCGCTCCTGGCCCTCCGTCCGCGGAGCCCTGGTCGACAGGCCCTAG
- a CDS encoding putative bifunctional diguanylate cyclase/phosphodiesterase, with protein MRRRGIALACLMAVFTALFYGFPDAHLVTWAAIGLTSAAGIAAGVVANRPRARAPWLLLAGAVVAFTLGDTAYNVLTRVLGYVEPFPSVADAIYLGVFVPLLIAALVTLTRTGAPSRDRASVLDALVFTASAGLLFWILLIQPQVGADAPLLDRGISAAYPICDVLLLAVTARLVAAVRWSPAVVLLGVGGFGLLIADVLYGLAQTRGSWQIGGPVDLGWVAFYACVALAALHPSMRQLTAPRPIPPAALRPGRLLVLGLSTLIAPVAIVVQVRRGATDDVIVAAVVAAAMFLLVIARLYGAMNVHRAAVTRERTLRRAATDLVTATTAADIESTMRAAFAGLLPPGTAHVVLRQKARSGLAVAGSDVRLIARADLPETGLPGLDDFNTIACAPLVVAGSTSSRDHGSLLVAAESQHLIALHDALPLLAANAASALDRITLNEEVNRKSTEAYFRTLVQNASDVILIVDVDLNVRYASPSASTVFGPADLSGRNLDELISARPQPGSVGVLPGQWTVERPDGECVHLEASVRDLRHEPTVDGLVVTLRDVTSHLRMQAELTRLAYHDELTGLANRVLFQARVDEALQQDRTAEAVVAILFVDVDDFKVVNDTLGHSTGDELLRAVSQRLREAVGTAALPARLGGDEFAVLVQTTPVTAVEELADRIVALLNEPFLLEHGLVHSNVSIGIATTADATDGADLLRQSDMALYLAKANGKNQWKRYEEATHAALLRRMQIRVDLDEALRTGAFLLEYQPVIDLKTGVTAGFEALVRWHHPSRGTIAPAEFIDVAEESGLIVPLGEWILNRAIAEAASWAKASATPPYVGVNVSARQLRQPGFVDTVLTSLRRHGLAPDRLVIEITESLLLTDQGNGWSDLRTLREAGVRVAIDDFGTGYSSLSYLRQVPADILKIERSFIGNTPHSDKQRALVDGIVRLATTLDLAVVAEGIEQPAERDVLAKVGCRYGQGYLFSPPLDSDSATRWLQRDWIPA; from the coding sequence GTGCGACGACGAGGAATCGCCCTCGCCTGCCTCATGGCGGTCTTCACGGCGTTGTTCTACGGCTTCCCGGACGCGCATCTCGTGACCTGGGCCGCCATCGGCCTGACCAGCGCTGCCGGCATCGCCGCTGGTGTCGTTGCCAACCGGCCACGCGCCAGAGCGCCCTGGCTGCTCTTGGCCGGCGCTGTCGTCGCGTTCACGCTCGGTGACACTGCCTACAACGTGCTCACCCGCGTCCTTGGCTACGTGGAGCCGTTCCCGTCGGTGGCGGATGCCATCTATCTCGGCGTTTTCGTTCCGCTGTTGATCGCGGCGCTCGTGACGTTGACGCGGACCGGTGCGCCCAGCCGTGACCGCGCCAGCGTTCTGGATGCGTTGGTCTTCACCGCGAGTGCAGGCCTTCTCTTCTGGATTCTGTTGATTCAGCCGCAGGTGGGCGCTGATGCTCCGCTGCTGGACCGGGGGATCTCCGCGGCGTATCCGATCTGTGACGTTCTGCTGTTGGCCGTGACGGCCCGGTTGGTCGCGGCCGTCCGCTGGTCGCCGGCAGTCGTGCTACTCGGGGTTGGCGGATTCGGTCTCCTCATCGCTGACGTGCTGTATGGACTGGCTCAGACCCGCGGATCGTGGCAGATCGGTGGACCCGTCGATCTTGGATGGGTGGCCTTCTACGCGTGTGTGGCTCTGGCGGCGCTGCATCCGTCCATGCGGCAGCTGACCGCGCCCAGGCCGATCCCACCGGCTGCGCTTCGCCCGGGACGCCTTCTCGTTCTGGGCCTGTCGACGTTGATCGCGCCGGTGGCGATCGTTGTGCAGGTCCGCCGCGGTGCGACCGACGATGTCATCGTCGCGGCCGTCGTCGCGGCGGCGATGTTTCTGCTCGTCATCGCCCGTCTCTACGGCGCGATGAACGTGCACCGAGCCGCAGTCACCCGCGAACGCACTCTGCGGCGGGCCGCGACCGATCTCGTCACCGCGACCACCGCCGCGGACATCGAATCCACGATGCGCGCCGCCTTCGCCGGGTTGCTGCCACCCGGAACCGCCCACGTGGTCCTCCGCCAGAAGGCTCGCAGCGGCCTGGCCGTCGCGGGCTCAGACGTCAGGCTGATCGCTCGGGCCGACCTACCCGAGACCGGCCTTCCCGGGCTCGACGACTTCAACACGATCGCGTGTGCCCCGCTGGTGGTCGCCGGCTCGACGAGCTCCCGCGATCACGGGAGTCTTCTGGTCGCGGCGGAAAGCCAACACCTCATCGCACTCCACGACGCCTTGCCACTCCTCGCGGCCAACGCGGCCTCAGCGCTCGACCGCATCACGCTCAACGAAGAGGTCAACCGCAAGAGCACCGAGGCCTACTTCCGGACGCTGGTGCAGAACGCTTCAGACGTCATCCTGATTGTCGACGTCGACCTGAACGTCCGTTATGCGAGTCCATCCGCGTCAACCGTGTTCGGGCCCGCGGATCTGAGCGGGCGCAACCTCGACGAGCTCATCTCCGCGCGCCCCCAGCCGGGTTCCGTCGGAGTTCTTCCTGGGCAGTGGACGGTCGAGCGACCCGACGGCGAGTGCGTACACCTCGAGGCCTCTGTTCGAGATCTGCGCCACGAGCCGACGGTCGACGGCCTGGTCGTCACGTTGCGAGACGTGACCAGCCATCTGCGCATGCAGGCTGAGCTGACCCGGCTGGCCTACCACGACGAGCTCACGGGCCTGGCCAACCGGGTCCTGTTCCAGGCCCGCGTCGACGAGGCGCTCCAGCAGGACCGCACGGCGGAGGCCGTCGTGGCAATCCTGTTCGTCGACGTCGACGACTTCAAAGTCGTCAACGACACTCTGGGCCACTCCACGGGCGACGAGCTGTTGCGTGCCGTCAGCCAACGCCTCCGCGAGGCGGTCGGCACCGCCGCACTGCCCGCACGTCTCGGCGGCGACGAGTTCGCCGTCCTCGTCCAGACGACGCCCGTCACCGCTGTCGAGGAGCTGGCTGACCGCATCGTCGCGCTGCTGAACGAACCGTTCCTTCTCGAGCACGGCCTGGTGCACAGCAACGTCAGCATCGGTATCGCCACGACCGCCGACGCCACTGACGGCGCCGACCTTCTGCGGCAGTCCGACATGGCCCTTTACCTTGCGAAAGCCAACGGCAAGAACCAGTGGAAACGGTACGAAGAGGCCACGCACGCCGCGCTGCTGCGTCGTATGCAGATCCGGGTCGACCTGGACGAGGCCTTGCGAACCGGTGCCTTTCTGCTCGAATACCAGCCGGTCATCGATCTGAAAACCGGCGTCACCGCAGGGTTCGAAGCACTGGTCCGGTGGCATCATCCGAGCCGCGGCACAATCGCGCCGGCCGAATTCATCGACGTCGCCGAGGAATCCGGCCTGATCGTGCCGCTCGGCGAGTGGATCCTCAACCGTGCCATCGCCGAGGCGGCCTCCTGGGCGAAGGCGTCGGCGACACCGCCATACGTCGGCGTCAACGTCTCCGCCCGCCAGCTCCGCCAACCAGGATTTGTCGACACCGTGCTGACCTCGCTGCGCCGGCACGGTCTCGCGCCCGACCGGCTCGTCATCGAGATCACCGAGAGCCTGCTCCTGACCGACCAGGGCAACGGGTGGTCCGACCTCAGAACATTGCGGGAGGCGGGCGTACGCGTTGCCATCGACGACTTCGGAACCGGCTACTCCTCGTTGAGCTACCTACGCCAAGTGCCCGCCGACATCCTGAAGATCGAGCGGTCGTTCATCGGCAACACACCACACAGTGACAAGCAACGCGCTCTCGTCGACGGCATCGTCCGGCTGGCCACCACCCTGGACCTGGCCGTTGTGGCCGAGGGAATCGAACAACCCGCGGAGCGCGACGTTCTCGCGAAGGTGGGTTGCCGCTACGGCCAGGGCTACCTCTTCTCCCCTCCCCTTGACTCCGACAGCGCCACACGTTGGCTACAGCGAGACTGGATCCCCGCATGA
- a CDS encoding 2-deoxy-5-keto-D-gluconate 6-phosphate aldolase domain-containing protein, with product MPLYLLAMDHRASLAATVYKIKGDPNPAEDKQIAAGKELIYQGLLFALSDGGAARSSAAVLVDERYGEHVARQAKAAGVTLAMPIEKSGQEWFTLEYGTLGEGIWMEHVEAFDPRYVKILVRDNPTFDVRDRRRQMDDLATVSQVLTDAGRDLLLELLVPATPAQESATYDDDLRPELTVRVIGEMQAAGVEPAIWKIEGMNTTADAERVQATARQGGRNNVQCVVLGRDAPPEDLDHWLRAAAPAGFLGFAIGRSIWQEPLQAYLAQEIGEQEVVAEVANNYLHYVGVYESV from the coding sequence ATGCCGCTCTATCTGCTCGCGATGGACCACCGTGCGTCTCTGGCCGCCACCGTCTACAAGATCAAAGGCGATCCGAACCCCGCGGAGGACAAGCAGATCGCCGCCGGCAAGGAACTGATCTATCAGGGCTTGCTGTTCGCTCTGTCGGATGGTGGTGCCGCGCGTTCGAGTGCCGCCGTTCTGGTCGACGAGCGGTATGGCGAGCACGTCGCCCGCCAGGCCAAGGCCGCGGGCGTCACGCTGGCGATGCCGATCGAAAAATCAGGACAGGAATGGTTCACCCTGGAGTACGGCACCCTGGGCGAAGGCATCTGGATGGAACACGTCGAGGCGTTCGATCCCCGCTACGTCAAGATCCTGGTGCGCGACAACCCGACGTTCGACGTACGCGACCGCCGGCGGCAGATGGACGACCTGGCCACGGTCTCCCAGGTGCTCACCGACGCCGGCCGCGACCTGCTCCTGGAGTTGCTCGTGCCGGCGACGCCCGCGCAGGAGTCGGCCACTTATGACGACGACCTAAGACCCGAGCTGACGGTACGAGTGATCGGCGAGATGCAGGCCGCCGGCGTCGAGCCGGCCATCTGGAAGATCGAGGGAATGAACACGACAGCGGACGCCGAGCGCGTGCAGGCGACGGCCCGCCAGGGCGGCCGCAACAACGTGCAGTGCGTGGTGCTGGGACGCGACGCACCGCCGGAGGACCTGGACCACTGGCTGCGGGCCGCGGCGCCGGCCGGTTTCCTGGGTTTCGCGATCGGCCGGAGCATCTGGCAGGAGCCGCTCCAGGCCTACCTGGCGCAGGAGATCGGCGAGCAGGAGGTGGTGGCCGAGGTGGCCAACAACTACCTCCACTACGTGGGGGTATATGAGAGTGTTTGA
- a CDS encoding helix-turn-helix domain-containing protein, with protein MAEAERPRLAVVTDDRGSWTAATVAQLFDPARLTQARHLAGRTKREVAAAIGVTPAAVGQYETGTRPRAELIPPLAAFLGVPIQFLTAGRPHAKLDASAAHFRHLRSTRAYQRAKAVSLVEQLWELTHALEQRVRLPQVDVPGFAGGEVEPGVELPASPADAARALREHWELGTGPIPHLVRTLELRGIIIALAPLADGDVATVDAFSTSRLPRPTMVVTRDRADDVYWHRFTVAHELGHVVLHGDTIPGDTAQEREADAFAAEFLTPRLSILPDLPGRLNFSVLAELQHRWGVSINSLLYRCRETGLFSDSTAARAYQRLQQLRQEGAFPAQSISGFPGEQPALLAQAFEVAAQHGLTLPALADQLAWTLPRLRELLGMSDDRPALRLV; from the coding sequence ATGGCCGAGGCTGAGCGACCGCGACTCGCCGTCGTCACCGACGATCGCGGGTCGTGGACGGCGGCGACCGTCGCGCAGCTCTTCGACCCGGCCCGGCTCACCCAGGCCCGGCACCTGGCGGGCAGGACCAAACGCGAGGTCGCCGCGGCCATCGGGGTCACACCGGCTGCCGTCGGGCAATACGAGACCGGCACCAGACCGCGCGCCGAGCTGATCCCACCGCTCGCCGCCTTCCTGGGCGTGCCGATCCAGTTCCTCACCGCCGGCCGGCCGCACGCCAAGCTCGACGCTTCGGCCGCACACTTCCGGCACCTCCGGTCGACCCGGGCCTACCAGCGCGCCAAGGCGGTCTCGCTGGTCGAGCAGCTCTGGGAGCTGACCCACGCGCTCGAGCAACGCGTACGCCTGCCGCAGGTCGACGTTCCCGGCTTCGCCGGCGGCGAGGTCGAACCGGGCGTGGAGCTGCCGGCCTCGCCGGCCGACGCGGCCCGGGCCCTCCGCGAGCACTGGGAGCTCGGCACCGGCCCGATCCCGCACCTCGTCCGCACGCTGGAGCTGCGCGGGATCATCATCGCGCTGGCGCCGCTGGCCGACGGGGATGTCGCGACGGTCGACGCGTTCTCGACGTCGCGGCTGCCGCGGCCGACGATGGTGGTCACCCGCGACCGGGCCGACGACGTCTACTGGCACCGGTTCACCGTCGCCCACGAGCTCGGTCACGTGGTGCTGCACGGTGACACCATCCCCGGCGACACGGCGCAGGAACGCGAGGCCGACGCTTTCGCCGCGGAGTTCCTCACGCCGCGGCTGAGCATCCTGCCGGATCTGCCCGGCCGGTTGAACTTCTCCGTGTTGGCGGAGCTCCAGCACCGGTGGGGTGTGTCGATCAACAGCCTGCTCTACCGCTGCCGGGAGACCGGGCTCTTCTCCGATTCCACCGCCGCCCGCGCCTACCAGCGGTTGCAGCAGCTACGCCAGGAAGGCGCGTTTCCGGCGCAGTCGATTTCCGGGTTCCCGGGCGAGCAACCCGCGTTGCTGGCGCAGGCGTTCGAGGTGGCGGCCCAACACGGTCTGACCTTGCCCGCGCTGGCCGACCAGCTCGCGTGGACCCTGCCCCGGCTGCGCGAGCTGCTGGGCATGTCCGACGACCGCCCCGCGCTCCGGTTGGTCTAG
- a CDS encoding L,D-transpeptidase produces the protein MGRFVTRQAATRRILAAVAAGTLGLSLAACGGDGKADAPTFVNGNQQAAAPGATPSPTAPPVPFEFAVTPADKKKDLPVSTEIGTSVKGGDITSVTLTDKAGKAVKGTLRDDKSSWVPSAPLKYDTSYTATVVATSAAGQVETKKVSFSTRGKSGNDIGSGLYLFNGKTYGVAMPVVLEFNPGIPKKDRAAVQRRLFVTTDPPQPGVWSWVDSGTQAYYRAADYWQAGTKISVRAALEGIPLSNGRVGDEDRKASAKIGDKFVMKVDNKTKKMLVYKSDKLIKTFPVSLGKPSTPSSSGTLIVMDKQEHTVFDTFAELGPEEGYRTDIDFAQRLTWGGEYIHSAPWSVGDQGVRNVSHGCVNLAPQNASWLFAQTKVGDPITIKGTERKLEPGNGWTAWNQTWAEFIKGSALPVPASLKGTPAASATPTPTTTD, from the coding sequence ATGGGCCGATTCGTGACACGTCAAGCAGCCACCCGAAGGATCCTGGCCGCCGTGGCGGCCGGCACTCTCGGGCTCAGCCTCGCCGCGTGCGGTGGCGACGGGAAGGCCGACGCGCCGACCTTCGTCAACGGCAACCAGCAGGCGGCGGCGCCCGGCGCGACACCGAGCCCGACCGCCCCGCCGGTGCCGTTCGAGTTCGCCGTCACGCCCGCTGACAAGAAGAAGGACCTGCCGGTCAGCACCGAGATCGGCACCAGCGTCAAGGGCGGCGACATCACCAGCGTCACGCTGACCGACAAGGCCGGCAAGGCGGTCAAGGGCACGCTGCGCGACGACAAGTCATCCTGGGTGCCGAGCGCGCCGCTGAAATACGACACCAGCTACACCGCGACCGTGGTCGCCACCAGCGCGGCCGGCCAGGTGGAGACGAAGAAGGTGTCGTTCTCCACGCGGGGCAAATCGGGCAACGACATCGGTTCGGGGCTCTACCTGTTCAACGGCAAGACCTACGGCGTCGCCATGCCCGTCGTTCTCGAGTTCAACCCGGGCATCCCGAAGAAGGACCGCGCGGCGGTCCAGCGCCGGCTCTTCGTCACGACCGACCCGCCGCAGCCCGGCGTCTGGTCCTGGGTCGACAGCGGCACGCAGGCCTACTACCGCGCGGCCGACTACTGGCAGGCCGGCACGAAGATCAGCGTCCGGGCGGCGCTGGAGGGCATCCCGCTGTCCAACGGCCGGGTCGGCGACGAAGACCGGAAGGCGAGCGCCAAGATCGGCGACAAGTTCGTCATGAAGGTCGACAACAAGACCAAGAAGATGCTGGTCTACAAGAGCGACAAGCTGATCAAGACCTTCCCGGTCAGCCTCGGCAAGCCGAGCACGCCCTCGTCGAGCGGCACGCTGATCGTGATGGACAAGCAGGAGCACACGGTCTTCGACACGTTCGCCGAGCTCGGCCCGGAAGAGGGCTACCGCACCGACATCGACTTCGCGCAGCGCTTGACCTGGGGCGGCGAATACATCCACTCCGCACCGTGGTCGGTTGGTGACCAAGGGGTGCGCAACGTCTCGCACGGCTGCGTCAACCTCGCGCCGCAGAACGCGAGCTGGCTGTTCGCCCAGACCAAGGTGGGTGACCCGATCACCATCAAGGGAACCGAGCGCAAGCTCGAACCGGGCAACGGGTGGACCGCGTGGAACCAGACGTGGGCCGAATTCATCAAGGGCAGCGCACTGCCGGTCCCGGCGAGTCTCAAGGGCACGCCGGCCGCGAGCGCCACGCCGACACCGACCACCACCGATTAA
- a CDS encoding N-acetyltransferase — translation MSLEIVSIAERPDLASSLDNFPDCWPEYMAHQRLSHLFYDHIAPAHPAFCLVAVDQANSDRLLAKAYAVPLSWPAGPDWTPPADGHDAVILQAAADLFDRRPATIAAAIEITVQTHARRRGLSALMLEALRQRVAARGLPVLLAPVRPTEASSHGDVAMSDYAWRTRDDGLPVDPWLRVHARAGGRLVAVAPSSMTVTGTIAEWRSWTGLPFDRPGPVAVPDTLVAVQADLTHDRAVYVEPNIWVRHTLGRS, via the coding sequence ATGAGCCTGGAGATCGTATCGATCGCCGAGCGACCCGACCTAGCCTCCAGCTTGGACAACTTCCCGGACTGCTGGCCGGAATACATGGCCCATCAGCGGCTTTCCCACCTGTTCTACGACCACATAGCTCCGGCCCACCCCGCGTTCTGTCTCGTCGCGGTCGACCAGGCCAACTCGGACAGGCTGCTGGCCAAGGCCTACGCCGTTCCGTTGTCGTGGCCCGCCGGTCCCGATTGGACGCCGCCCGCTGACGGCCACGACGCGGTGATCCTGCAAGCCGCGGCTGACCTTTTCGACCGTCGGCCCGCCACCATCGCGGCCGCGATCGAGATCACCGTTCAGACGCACGCCCGCCGGCGGGGCCTGTCCGCCCTCATGCTCGAAGCGCTACGACAGAGAGTCGCCGCCCGCGGACTGCCTGTGCTGCTCGCCCCGGTCCGCCCGACCGAAGCCAGCTCCCACGGTGACGTCGCGATGAGCGACTACGCGTGGCGTACCCGCGACGACGGCCTGCCGGTCGACCCGTGGTTACGCGTCCACGCCCGAGCGGGCGGCCGCCTCGTCGCCGTGGCGCCTTCGTCTATGACCGTCACTGGCACCATCGCCGAGTGGCGCTCGTGGACTGGCTTGCCGTTCGACCGCCCAGGCCCGGTCGCGGTCCCCGACACGCTCGTCGCGGTCCAGGCTGACCTGACCCACGACAGGGCCGTCTACGTGGAACCCAACATCTGGGTCCGCCACACCCTCGGCCGGAGCTAG
- a CDS encoding aminotransferase class I/II-fold pyridoxal phosphate-dependent enzyme codes for MTRNLEPTRDNQLATLLETSPMVDAVIDEVDGRRIRIGDHWLTDFASCNYLGFDLEPEIMAAIDDQVRRWGTHPGWSRLLGSPRLYVDIEDQLTELLGAPDTLVLPTITHIHLSVIPALVQEGTVYVEGRAHKTIYDGARFARGLGADLVRFRDDDLDTLADHLAANTRSGPKLICIDGVNSMTGNLPNLATYVAIARRHEANLYVDDAHGFGVIGQRGPGETSPYGERGNAILAHQGISYDDVILVGGFSKSYSSLLAFIALPTELKQRLKIDAAPYLYSGPSPTASLATVLAGFDLNKRRGDEIRRTLHRLTAKVLDHLRSLGVTTPNRSGTPIIEIPLGHDQEIGAVSRKLWDAGIYATVAAYPLVPRAESGIRIQTTAAHTEADIHHLIQTLTSLAREGQAMRTSPEVCQPDVG; via the coding sequence ATGACCAGAAACCTCGAGCCCACCAGGGACAACCAGCTCGCCACGCTCCTGGAGACCTCGCCGATGGTCGACGCCGTCATCGACGAGGTCGACGGCCGACGGATCAGGATCGGCGATCACTGGTTGACCGACTTCGCGTCCTGCAACTACCTCGGCTTCGACCTCGAACCCGAGATCATGGCGGCGATCGACGACCAGGTGCGCAGGTGGGGCACGCATCCAGGATGGTCCCGGTTGCTCGGCAGCCCGCGACTCTACGTCGACATCGAGGACCAGCTCACCGAGCTCCTGGGCGCACCGGACACGCTCGTCCTGCCCACCATCACCCACATCCACCTGTCGGTGATCCCCGCACTCGTCCAGGAAGGCACCGTCTACGTCGAGGGCCGGGCCCACAAAACGATCTACGATGGTGCCCGCTTCGCCCGCGGCCTCGGCGCCGACCTCGTCCGCTTCCGCGACGACGACCTGGACACGCTCGCCGACCACCTCGCCGCGAACACCCGTTCCGGTCCGAAGCTGATCTGCATCGACGGCGTCAACAGCATGACCGGCAACCTGCCCAACCTCGCGACCTACGTCGCGATCGCCCGCCGACACGAAGCGAACCTCTACGTCGACGACGCACACGGCTTCGGTGTCATCGGTCAACGCGGGCCGGGTGAGACCTCCCCATACGGCGAGCGAGGCAACGCGATCCTGGCTCATCAGGGCATCTCGTACGACGACGTCATCCTCGTCGGAGGTTTCTCCAAGTCCTACTCGTCCTTGCTGGCGTTCATCGCACTGCCAACGGAGCTCAAGCAGCGCCTCAAGATCGATGCGGCGCCCTACCTCTATTCCGGGCCATCGCCAACGGCCTCGCTTGCGACCGTCCTAGCAGGATTCGACCTCAACAAGAGGCGGGGCGACGAGATCCGCCGCACCCTTCATCGGCTGACCGCGAAGGTGTTGGACCACCTGCGATCCCTCGGCGTCACGACACCGAACCGCAGCGGCACCCCGATCATCGAAATACCCCTGGGTCACGACCAAGAGATCGGTGCGGTCTCGCGAAAGCTCTGGGACGCAGGCATCTACGCAACGGTCGCGGCCTACCCGCTCGTGCCACGCGCCGAGTCGGGAATACGCATTCAGACCACAGCGGCGCACACCGAGGCCGACATTCACCATCTCATTCAAACGCTGACGTCGCTCGCGCGCGAAGGACAAGCCATGCGGACTTCGCCCGAGGTCTGTCAACCAGATGTGGGCTAG
- a CDS encoding L,D-transpeptidase encodes MLSSPGHRSTRRRGVVLAAAVMAGLLSVTAACSKGGGPAWQDGAQPGSSQSAQPDTKAKATITGPAADAKDVPASASITFETTDAVETAVELKSSAGDTVEGTLAADKKSWLPTGALKWASTYTATVSATGDDGKTATAESTFTTMAKPANTVAVSSFLGDNAVVGVGMPMIVKFGRAIPEDYRDDVQKRMKVTTEPAQEGTWAWISPTEIHFRPKVFWQANTKVHYKLQTGGLPMGNGWFGRNDLTVDLKIGPSLVMTVDNKTKRMTVTKDGKVIKTIKVSLGKKTTPSSSGTMIVIEKKRKTVFDTFEELGPEDGYRTDIDFAQRLTWGGEFIHAAPWSEGQQGSVNVSHGCVNVSMKDGEWLFGQTRIGDPITVKGTERKLENGNGWTDWNMSFADYAKMSAVPLADQ; translated from the coding sequence ATGCTGAGCAGCCCAGGGCACCGTTCCACCCGCCGGCGTGGCGTTGTGCTGGCGGCTGCCGTAATGGCGGGGTTGCTGTCGGTGACGGCCGCGTGCTCCAAGGGCGGCGGCCCCGCGTGGCAAGACGGCGCGCAGCCCGGCAGCTCCCAGTCGGCGCAGCCCGACACCAAGGCCAAGGCCACGATCACCGGCCCCGCGGCCGACGCGAAAGACGTGCCGGCCTCGGCCTCGATCACGTTCGAGACCACCGACGCCGTCGAGACCGCGGTCGAGCTGAAGTCGTCGGCCGGCGACACCGTCGAGGGCACGCTGGCCGCCGACAAGAAGAGCTGGCTGCCGACCGGTGCCCTCAAGTGGGCCTCGACCTACACGGCGACGGTGAGCGCGACCGGCGACGACGGCAAGACCGCGACCGCCGAGAGCACCTTCACCACGATGGCCAAGCCGGCCAACACGGTCGCGGTGAGCAGCTTCCTGGGCGACAACGCGGTGGTCGGCGTCGGCATGCCGATGATCGTCAAGTTCGGCCGGGCGATCCCCGAGGACTACCGCGACGACGTGCAGAAGCGGATGAAGGTCACCACCGAGCCGGCGCAGGAAGGCACCTGGGCATGGATCAGCCCCACTGAGATCCACTTCCGCCCGAAGGTGTTCTGGCAGGCCAACACCAAGGTCCACTACAAGCTGCAGACCGGCGGCCTCCCGATGGGCAACGGCTGGTTCGGCCGCAACGACCTGACGGTCGACCTGAAGATCGGCCCGTCGCTGGTGATGACTGTCGACAACAAGACCAAGCGGATGACGGTCACCAAAGACGGCAAGGTCATCAAGACCATCAAGGTCAGCCTCGGCAAGAAGACCACCCCGTCGTCCAGCGGCACGATGATCGTGATCGAGAAGAAGCGCAAGACCGTCTTCGACACGTTCGAGGAACTCGGCCCGGAAGACGGCTACCGCACCGACATCGACTTCGCGCAGCGCCTGACCTGGGGCGGCGAGTTCATCCACGCCGCGCCGTGGTCCGAGGGCCAGCAGGGCTCGGTCAACGTCTCACACGGCTGCGTCAACGTCTCGATGAAAGACGGCGAGTGGCTCTTCGGCCAGACCCGCATCGGCGACCCGATCACGGTCAAGGGCACGGAGCGCAAGCTCGAAAACGGCAACGGCTGGACCGACTGGAACATGAGCTTCGCCGACTACGCCAAGATGAGCGCGGTCCCGCTCGCGGATCAATAG